The Acanthochromis polyacanthus isolate Apoly-LR-REF ecotype Palm Island chromosome 2, KAUST_Apoly_ChrSc, whole genome shotgun sequence genome contains a region encoding:
- the larp6a gene encoding la-related protein 6a, with amino-acid sequence MHALVNAFMRCLSFLLPPSWLCVSFCLWVGNDCEETLPRPNPRARFKSRKPLTYEEVTAVAAAAAVEAHGGSSPSVSPRPGCVSLAATSPAAPQGPPQGRIWIGGLWRAVERVFGAPWVLLRHHWCPKKRRAALRTPYPVCAFESSTIRSFQGGAAAAAITEDGKGPGGTTLSNSRNMSGSVGIPDVNPAKCASDASAEHGIDEVITVDQHSQEMGTVTITVAIQAAEDEEPEEVSSNNIDFLGGSCSEDEIGRHDKSSGAGTSGGELEEESWQPPDPELIQKLVVQIEYYLSDENLEHDAFLLKHVRRNKLGFVSVKLLTSFKKVKHLTRDWRTTAYALRHSKILELNDEGRKVRRKSAVPVFASESLPSRMLLLSDLQRWPELAALTKENGSGEGGATQQEQLMKLLLKAFGTYGAIASVRVLKMGKDLPADLKRLSGRYSQLGNEECAIVEFEEVEAAVKANEAVGGEDGGASSLGLRVVLIGTKPPKKKVPKERPREEGGMRKSRSLNSRVRELQYHGDDSACSSSETESTPTSPRLARKSQSCNKLSPTTAGIAFQNNHLSPGMSPRNSPWSSPRASPCPQRKSPHSHKSPLASEGRLSPEPGRRWADYSSDSSLTPSGSPWVQRRKQVASQESSPVGSPMLGRKIQNADGLPPGVMRLPRGPDGTRGFHCVVGERGKTAATQT; translated from the exons atgcaCGCTCTGGTGAACGCCTTCATGCGCTGCCTCTCCTTTCTCCTGCCTCCGTCTTGGCTTTGTGTCAGCTTCTGCTTGTGGGTTGGGAATGACTGCGAAGAGACACTGCCGCGGCCCAATCCCAGAGCTCGTTTCAAAAGCAGAAAGCCTCTTACATATGAGGAAGtaacagcagtagcagcagcagcagcagtagaggcACACGGAGGCTCCAGCCCGTCCGTCTCACCACGTCCAGGCTGCGTCTCCCTGGCTGCTACAAGCCCCGCTGCTCCTCAGGGCCCTCCACAGGGTCGGATCTGGATCGGGGGTCTCTGGCGAGCCGTGGAGCGCGTCTTCGGAGCCCCCTGGGTCCTTCTCCGCCATCACTGGTGCCCGAAGAAGCGTCGAGCAGCTTTGCGCACCCCGTATCCTGTCTGTGCCTTCGAGTCTAGCACGATTAGAAGCTTTCAGGGaggcgctgctgctgctgctataaCCGAGGACGGCAAAGGACCGGGCGGAACCACCTTGTCTAATTCGAGGAACATGAGCGGGTCCGTGGGGATCCCCGATGTGAACCCGGCGAAGTGCGCCTCGGATGCGTCAGCGGAGCACGGCATCGATGAGGTAATTACCGTGGATCAGCACTCCCAGGAGATGGGGACGGTGACGATCACGGTGGCCATTCAGGCGGCCGAGGACGAGGAACCCGAGGAGGTGTCATCTAATAATATTGACTTCCTCGGAGGCAGCTGTAGTGAGGACGAAATCGGAAGACACGACAAGTCAAG TGGAGCCGGCACCagtggaggggagctggaggaggagagctgGCAGCCCCCAGATCCAGAGCTCATCCAGAAGTTGGTCGTTCAGATTGAGTACTACCTGTCTGATGAGAACCTGGAACACGATGCATTCCTGCTTAAACATGTCAGACGCAATAAACTTGGGTTTGTCAGCGTCAAGCTGCTCACCTCATTCAAAAAG GTGAAACACTTGACTCGTGACTGGAGAACAACAGCTTATGCTCTGAGACACTCAAAGATCCTTGAGCTGAATGATGAGGGCCGTAAGGTGCGGCGTAAATCCGCAGTGCCAGTCTTTGCCAGCGAGTCTTTGCCTAGCCGCATGCTGCTGTTAAGCGATCTGCAGAGGTGGCCAGAGCTGGCTGCTCTCACCAAGGAGAATGGAAGTGGTGAGGGAGGAGCCACTCAGCAGGAGCAGCTGATGAAGCTGTTGCTGAAAGCGTTTGGAACATATGGCGCTATTGCCTCTGTCAGAGTCCTGAAGATGGGGAAGGACCTGCCGGCAGACCTGAAGAGGCTGAGTGGTCGCTACTCACAGCTCGGCAATGAGGAGTGTGCCATTGTGGAGTTCGAGGAGGTGGAGGCTGCTGTTAAAGCCAACGAAGCTGTGGGGGGCGAGGATGGAGGGGCCAGTTCACTGGGGCTGAGAGTGGTCCTCATTGGCACCAAGCCGCCTAAAAAGAAGGTCCCAAAAGAACGACCCCGCGAAGAGGGAGGGATGCGCAAAAGCCGCTCCCTCAACAGCAGAGTACGAGAGCTTCAATACCACGGGGACGACTCGGCCTGCAGCTCCTCAGAGACTGAAAGCACCCCCACGTCACCCCGGCTGGCCAGGAAGTCCCAATCATGCAACAAGCTCAGCCCCACCACTGCAGGCATCGCCTTCCAGAACAATCACCTGAGTCCTGGTATGTCCCCACGTAACAGCCCCTGGTCGAGCCCCCGCGCCAGCCCCTGTCCTCAGCGCAAATCCCCCCATTCCCACAAGTCTCCTTTAGCCAGCGAGGGCAGACTGAGCCCTGAGCCTGGGCGCCGGTGGGCAGACTACTCCTCAGACAGCAGCCTCACCCCCTCAGGGAGCCCGTGGGTTCAGCGGCGGAAGCAGGTGGCGTCTCAGGAGAGCAGTCCAGTCGGCAGCCCGATGCTGGGTAGAAAGATCCAGAATGCAGACGGCCTGCCACCAGGAGTAATGAGGCTGCCAAGGGGTCCTGATGGAACTCGGGGCTTTCACTGTGTCGTTGGTGAGAGGGGAAAGACTGCAGCCACTCAGACTTGA